One genomic window of Halorhabdus sp. CBA1104 includes the following:
- a CDS encoding PPOX class F420-dependent oxidoreductase: MATIPSTFQELFETATFAHVTTMTPAGEPHTTPVWVDYDAEDNRLLVNTERGRRKERNVARDPTVSVSMVDPDDPYRFLSVTGEVAETTTEGAREHIDALAQRYMGEDEYPNPIETERVLLRIRPVEVLTSE; this comes from the coding sequence ATGGCGACGATCCCGTCCACGTTCCAAGAACTCTTCGAGACGGCCACGTTCGCACACGTCACGACCATGACTCCAGCGGGCGAGCCACACACTACGCCGGTCTGGGTCGATTACGATGCCGAAGACAACCGGCTGTTGGTCAACACCGAGCGCGGGCGACGCAAGGAACGGAACGTCGCTCGGGATCCGACAGTGTCGGTGAGCATGGTCGACCCGGACGACCCGTATCGATTTCTCTCGGTCACGGGTGAGGTCGCCGAGACGACGACCGAGGGGGCACGCGAGCACATCGACGCGTTGGCACAGCGGTACATGGGCGAAGACGAGTACCCGAATCCAATCGAGACCGAACGCGTTCTCCTGCGGATCCGGCCCGTGGAAGTCCTCACCAGCGAGTGA
- a CDS encoding ATP-binding protein gives MGFEDQGDFAAQVADLNRYGQALNSCESVDEVVSLTLEAMSLLFEYPYSTFVEVRNGVPEVSESMNPHLEAGDEPSGVVLEAIETGETVRRTGADAGLTADSSVKAELAVPASIVDDVIAVLVMRATAIEEIDNGHAEPLEILASHAATAISNIRSREELERARNDLETRKEMVEMYDRLLRHDLGNDLQVITGFADVVADQVDGETREYVERIERSAESASDLIGRVGDLVSTLEEATEPEPKSLRAELEETVRDVDSQYDGLTVEFDPDAFACQVYGGDLLDSVFTNILSNAAIHNDDPVTVSIYVEEPTPETVIVGFADDGSGVPEEIRDDIFEMGRKGPESTGTGLGLGFVRALTESYGGTVDVRESAAGGADFRVRLDRV, from the coding sequence ATGGGTTTCGAGGATCAGGGTGACTTCGCTGCGCAAGTCGCCGATCTAAACCGGTACGGACAAGCGCTGAACAGTTGTGAGTCGGTCGACGAAGTGGTGTCGCTGACGCTGGAAGCGATGTCGTTGTTGTTCGAATATCCCTACTCGACGTTCGTCGAGGTCCGCAATGGAGTCCCAGAAGTCAGCGAGAGCATGAACCCACACCTCGAGGCAGGTGACGAGCCCTCTGGGGTCGTGCTCGAAGCAATCGAGACCGGCGAGACAGTTCGCCGGACCGGAGCGGACGCCGGGTTGACAGCGGATTCCTCGGTCAAAGCAGAGCTTGCTGTGCCAGCGAGCATCGTCGACGACGTGATCGCCGTTCTCGTCATGCGGGCGACGGCGATCGAGGAGATCGACAACGGACACGCTGAGCCCCTCGAAATTTTGGCTTCCCACGCGGCGACGGCCATCAGCAATATTCGGTCTCGGGAAGAACTCGAACGAGCGCGCAACGATCTCGAAACGCGCAAGGAGATGGTCGAGATGTACGATCGGCTGCTCAGACACGACCTGGGAAACGACTTGCAAGTCATCACCGGGTTCGCTGACGTGGTTGCCGATCAGGTCGACGGAGAGACCCGAGAGTACGTCGAGCGGATCGAACGCTCCGCCGAGAGCGCGTCGGATCTGATCGGTCGGGTCGGGGACCTCGTCTCGACACTCGAAGAGGCCACCGAACCCGAACCCAAGTCCCTCAGGGCCGAACTCGAGGAGACTGTTCGAGACGTCGACTCCCAGTACGACGGGTTGACCGTCGAGTTCGATCCCGACGCGTTCGCGTGTCAAGTATACGGGGGCGATTTGCTCGATTCCGTGTTCACCAACATCCTCTCGAACGCGGCCATTCACAACGACGACCCCGTGACTGTCTCGATCTACGTCGAGGAACCGACCCCCGAAACAGTCATCGTCGGATTTGCCGACGATGGGTCGGGTGTCCCCGAAGAGATTCGCGACGACATCTTCGAGATGGGGCGGAAAGGTCCAGAGAGTACTGGCACCGGACTCGGACTCGGGTTCGTCCGGGCACTCACCGAGTCCTACGGTGGGACCGTCGACGTCCGGGAGAGTGCAGCCGGCGGGGCGGACTTCCGCGTTAGGCTCGATCGGGTCTGA
- a CDS encoding ribonucleoside-diphosphate reductase subunit alpha: MAQTEPALDEVNQQHEEPFYWLNEDSRAFLDEGYLIEGVTAEERVREIAERAEEILDDDGFADKFYDYMSRGFYSLASPVWSNFGLDRGLPISCFGSYMEDNMESILYTQAEVGEMTKLGGGTSGYFGEIRPRGSPITNNGKSNGSYSFTELFDTIINVVSQGETRRGQFAGYIDVEHDDLDEWLNIKTEGDPVQDIYYGVIIGDDWFRAMVDGDEEKRETWAEIIEARINIGVPYIIFRDNMNEGKPQVYKDKGYEINASNLCTEIALPATPDESFVCCLSSMNALHYDEWKDTDAVGTLTRFLDAVMEEFIQEAEGTQFMDRPVRFAKRHRAIGIGVLGWHSYLQSEMIPFDSMEAMEKNEAIFRTIKERSYEESRRLADEFGEPEVLEGYGRRNATTMSVAPTKSSSVILGQVSPSIEPLKSNYFVRDGAKLKSTQKNRFLEAILQQRGRDEREVWDSIAQNDGSVQHLDCLTDEEKEVFKTFAEIPQMAIINQAAQRQKHIDQAQSLNVSIDPSEVSVKEINQLYIEAWKKGVKSLYYQHSVNAAQKFSRDILECKACES; the protein is encoded by the coding sequence ATGGCACAAACAGAACCAGCACTCGACGAGGTCAACCAGCAGCACGAGGAACCGTTCTACTGGCTGAACGAGGACAGCCGGGCGTTCCTCGACGAGGGGTACCTGATCGAGGGTGTCACGGCCGAGGAGCGTGTCAGGGAGATCGCGGAGCGGGCCGAGGAGATCCTGGACGACGACGGCTTCGCGGACAAGTTCTACGACTACATGAGTCGGGGCTTCTACAGCCTCGCGAGTCCGGTGTGGTCGAACTTCGGTCTGGATCGAGGCCTGCCCATCAGCTGCTTCGGTAGCTACATGGAGGACAACATGGAGAGCATCCTCTACACGCAGGCCGAAGTGGGCGAGATGACCAAGCTGGGCGGCGGGACCAGCGGGTACTTCGGCGAGATCCGGCCCCGAGGCAGCCCGATCACGAACAACGGCAAGAGCAACGGAAGCTACAGCTTCACCGAGCTGTTCGACACGATCATCAACGTCGTCAGCCAGGGCGAGACGCGGCGCGGCCAGTTCGCGGGGTACATAGACGTTGAACACGACGATCTGGACGAGTGGCTCAACATCAAGACCGAGGGCGACCCCGTACAGGACATCTACTACGGCGTCATCATCGGTGACGACTGGTTTCGGGCGATGGTCGACGGCGACGAGGAGAAGCGAGAGACGTGGGCAGAAATCATTGAGGCGCGGATCAACATCGGTGTCCCGTACATCATTTTCCGGGACAACATGAACGAAGGTAAGCCACAGGTCTACAAGGACAAGGGCTACGAAATCAATGCCTCCAACCTGTGTACCGAGATTGCACTGCCAGCCACGCCAGATGAGAGTTTCGTCTGTTGTCTCTCATCGATGAATGCGCTCCACTATGACGAGTGGAAGGATACCGACGCAGTGGGAACGCTGACGCGGTTCCTTGATGCCGTCATGGAGGAGTTTATTCAAGAGGCGGAGGGGACGCAGTTCATGGATCGCCCGGTGCGGTTTGCGAAACGGCACAGGGCGATCGGCATCGGCGTCCTCGGCTGGCACAGCTACCTCCAGAGCGAGATGATTCCGTTCGACAGCATGGAGGCCATGGAGAAAAACGAGGCAATCTTCCGCACCATCAAGGAGCGAAGTTACGAGGAGAGTCGTCGGCTCGCCGACGAGTTCGGCGAGCCGGAGGTGCTCGAGGGCTACGGTCGCCGGAACGCGACGACGATGAGCGTGGCCCCGACGAAATCCAGCAGTGTCATCCTGGGGCAGGTCAGTCCGAGCATCGAACCACTGAAATCGAATTACTTCGTCCGCGACGGTGCGAAGCTGAAATCGACGCAGAAGAACCGGTTCCTCGAGGCGATACTGCAACAGCGAGGCAGAGACGAACGCGAGGTCTGGGACAGCATCGCACAGAACGACGGGAGTGTGCAACACCTCGACTGCCTGACCGACGAGGAGAAGGAGGTGTTCAAGACCTTCGCCGAGATCCCACAGATGGCGATCATCAACCAGGCAGCGCAGCGGCAGAAACACATCGATCAGGCACAGAGCCTGAACGTCTCGATCGATCCGAGCGAAGTGAGCGTCAAGGAGATCAACCAGCTCTACATCGAGGCTTGGAAAAAAGGGGTGAAGAGTCTCTACTACCAACACAGCGTGAACGCCGCACAGAAGTTCAGCCGAGACATCCTCGAATGCAAGGCCTGTGAGAGCTGA
- a CDS encoding MBL fold metallo-hydrolase, which yields MRLRFLGTGSAMATGERNQTGLLFETADSRMLLDCGSGVLGGLAATDGGYTDLDAVLLTHHHLDHVADLLPLLKARWLADAPPLTIAGPRGTRELVDDLLSVHAYLDDHVDPTVTDLDPGAGTIGGFDIRARGGKHSMPGFGYRVTPANSDGPTAVFSGDTVAFPEFLSVADGADALVHDCSFPDDVETDNHPTPASLGAALATADIDVGAVYLTHLYPHTDGRHGEMLDSIADSYDGEVRIAADGLEVTL from the coding sequence ATGCGCCTGAGGTTTCTGGGCACGGGTAGTGCGATGGCGACGGGCGAGCGCAACCAGACCGGACTCCTGTTCGAGACAGCCGACAGTCGCATGCTACTGGACTGTGGCAGTGGCGTCCTGGGTGGCCTGGCAGCGACCGACGGTGGCTACACCGATCTCGACGCTGTCCTTCTGACACACCACCACCTCGATCACGTCGCCGACCTGCTGCCGCTGTTGAAGGCCCGCTGGCTCGCGGACGCACCGCCGCTCACGATTGCCGGTCCACGGGGGACAAGAGAACTCGTCGACGACCTGCTGTCGGTCCACGCGTATCTCGACGATCACGTCGACCCGACTGTCACCGACCTCGATCCGGGAGCGGGCACGATCGGCGGGTTCGACATCCGCGCCCGGGGCGGAAAACACTCGATGCCGGGCTTTGGTTATCGAGTCACGCCCGCGAACAGCGACGGCCCCACAGCCGTCTTCAGCGGCGACACCGTGGCGTTTCCCGAGTTTCTCTCCGTGGCCGACGGGGCCGACGCGCTCGTTCACGACTGCTCGTTTCCCGACGACGTCGAGACCGACAACCATCCCACGCCAGCGTCACTCGGCGCGGCACTGGCGACGGCCGACATCGACGTTGGGGCGGTCTATCTCACCCACCTCTATCCCCACACCGACGGCCGCCACGGGGAGATGCTCGATTCCATCGCCGACTCCTACGACGGGGAGGTCCGAATCGCCGCGGACGGCCTCGAAGTGACGCTCTGA
- a CDS encoding ribonucleotide-diphosphate reductase subunit beta, giving the protein MTENKTTGGDPETDIFSERTQLKPYEYPDVLEYKDAIRNSYWVHTEFNFSGDVQDFKVNTTPAEKTVIKRTMLAIAQIEVQVKTFWAEIYDEMPKAEVGNVGMTFAESEVRHMDAYSHLLDILGITEDFEEVTDVPAIEERIDYLDEYLEKSESDDTQEYVMSLLLFSTFVEHVSLFSQFLIMTSFDKHEKKFKGIANAVEATSKEEQIHGLFGVELVETIREENPDLFDEDFEEEVQAACQQAFEAEMKILDWIFGEGELEFLPRAHVDAFLRDRFNQSLENVGVEPIFDPDDDLLEETRWFDEDIMMTKDNDFFSKRSTTYNKHAQSITAEDMF; this is encoded by the coding sequence ATGACTGAAAACAAAACCACAGGCGGAGATCCGGAGACCGACATCTTCTCCGAACGGACGCAGCTCAAACCGTACGAGTACCCCGACGTCCTCGAGTACAAAGACGCGATACGGAACAGCTACTGGGTTCACACGGAGTTCAACTTCTCGGGAGACGTCCAAGACTTCAAGGTCAACACGACTCCGGCCGAAAAGACCGTCATCAAGCGGACGATGCTGGCCATCGCGCAGATCGAGGTCCAGGTCAAGACCTTCTGGGCAGAGATCTACGACGAGATGCCCAAAGCGGAGGTTGGGAACGTCGGCATGACCTTCGCCGAGAGCGAGGTCAGACACATGGACGCGTACAGCCACCTCCTCGACATCCTGGGGATCACAGAGGACTTCGAGGAGGTGACCGATGTCCCCGCAATCGAGGAGCGGATCGACTACCTCGACGAGTACCTCGAGAAGAGCGAGAGCGACGACACACAGGAGTACGTGATGAGTCTCCTGCTGTTCTCCACGTTCGTCGAGCACGTCTCGCTGTTCTCGCAGTTCCTCATCATGACGAGCTTCGACAAACACGAAAAGAAGTTCAAGGGGATCGCGAACGCCGTCGAAGCGACCAGCAAGGAGGAGCAGATTCACGGACTGTTCGGTGTCGAACTCGTGGAGACGATTCGCGAGGAGAATCCGGATCTCTTCGACGAGGACTTCGAAGAAGAGGTCCAAGCGGCCTGTCAGCAGGCGTTTGAGGCAGAGATGAAGATACTGGACTGGATCTTCGGTGAGGGCGAACTGGAGTTTCTTCCCCGGGCGCACGTCGACGCGTTCCTGCGGGACCGGTTCAACCAGAGCCTCGAGAACGTCGGTGTCGAGCCGATATTCGACCCGGACGATGACCTGCTCGAGGAGACACGGTGGTTCGACGAGGACATCATGATGACGAAGGACAACGACTTCTTCAGCAAGCGGTCGACCACGTACAACAAACACGCACAGAGCATCACTGCGGAGGACATGTTCTAA
- the rqcH gene encoding ribosome rescue protein RqcH: MDRKRELTSVDCAALAGELSQYTGAHHDKSYLYDDDLLRLKLSGPNFGRIELLVQVDDPKRVHTMAPERVPDAPERPPNFAMMLRNRLDGSKLAAVEQFEFDRILTFRFERTDDHTTIVAELFGDGNVVILDETDTVIDSFETVRLQSRTVAPGGQYEFPEARFNPLTVEYEDFLDRMSQSDADVVRTLATQLNFGGLYGEELCSRADVPYNQPIADTTEAEFEALYESITALSERLQAGDLDPRLYHEDEEPVDATPVPLREYDHLDSERYDSFTAALEAYFRELDRAEDEQTGGSDRPDFQAEIEKQQRIIQQQEQAIEDFEADAERERERAQLLYANYDLVDDVLSTIQDARAAETPWDEIESTLEAGKEQGIPAATAVRDVDGSRGTVTIELEDHRIELEADTGVEKNADRLYQEAKRIEAKKAGAEDAIAETREQLEAVKQRREAWEAEESEDGDDEQADEDVDWLSRDSIPVRQSETWYDRFRWFRTSDDFLVIGGRNADHNEELVKKYLDRGDLFFHTQAHGAPATILKATGPSEAAPDDLTIPERSREEAAQFAVSYSTLWKDGKYAGDVYSVDSDQVTKTPESGEYLEKGSFAIRGDRTYYDDTPVGVAVGITCEPETRVVGGPPSAIRDQAETSITVEPGRFAQNDIGKKLYREFKGRFADETFVRKVASPDLIQEFLPPGAAAWSKSRVRKASDDSPDATVVDPRVEVRCRRRETTRSKQ; this comes from the coding sequence ATGGATCGCAAGCGGGAACTGACGAGTGTGGACTGTGCTGCACTCGCTGGTGAGCTGAGCCAGTACACCGGTGCACACCACGATAAATCCTATCTTTACGACGACGATCTCTTACGACTGAAGCTGAGCGGCCCGAACTTCGGCCGGATCGAATTGCTAGTCCAAGTCGACGACCCAAAGCGGGTGCACACGATGGCTCCCGAGCGGGTCCCCGACGCACCCGAACGGCCGCCGAACTTCGCGATGATGTTGCGCAACCGGCTGGATGGGTCGAAACTCGCTGCCGTCGAGCAATTCGAGTTCGACCGCATCCTCACCTTCCGGTTCGAGCGGACCGACGACCACACGACGATCGTCGCCGAACTGTTTGGCGACGGGAACGTCGTGATTCTCGACGAAACCGACACCGTTATCGATAGCTTCGAGACGGTCCGGTTGCAGTCCCGGACGGTCGCGCCGGGCGGCCAATACGAGTTCCCCGAGGCCCGCTTCAACCCTCTCACAGTCGAGTACGAGGACTTCCTCGACCGCATGAGCCAGTCCGACGCTGACGTGGTACGAACGCTCGCTACCCAGCTCAACTTCGGTGGTCTCTACGGGGAGGAACTCTGCTCGCGGGCTGATGTGCCGTACAACCAGCCGATCGCGGACACGACCGAGGCCGAGTTCGAAGCCCTCTATGAGTCGATTACGGCCCTCTCTGAGCGGTTACAGGCCGGCGATCTCGATCCCCGACTCTACCACGAGGACGAGGAACCGGTCGACGCCACGCCGGTACCCCTGCGTGAGTACGACCACCTCGACAGTGAGCGGTACGACTCGTTTACCGCAGCACTGGAGGCGTATTTCCGCGAACTCGACCGTGCCGAAGACGAACAAACCGGTGGGAGTGATCGACCCGATTTCCAAGCCGAGATCGAAAAACAGCAGCGTATCATCCAACAACAAGAGCAGGCAATCGAAGACTTCGAGGCCGACGCCGAGCGCGAACGGGAGCGGGCACAACTTCTGTATGCGAATTACGATCTCGTCGACGACGTTCTCTCGACGATCCAGGATGCCCGGGCGGCCGAGACGCCCTGGGACGAGATCGAGTCGACCCTCGAAGCGGGCAAAGAACAGGGGATTCCAGCCGCAACAGCCGTCCGGGACGTCGATGGGAGTCGTGGGACAGTCACCATCGAACTTGAGGACCACCGCATCGAACTCGAAGCCGACACGGGCGTCGAGAAGAACGCCGATCGGCTCTACCAAGAGGCAAAGCGCATCGAGGCAAAGAAAGCCGGGGCCGAAGACGCGATCGCGGAAACTCGCGAACAGCTAGAAGCCGTCAAGCAGCGCCGTGAGGCGTGGGAAGCCGAGGAAAGCGAGGACGGGGACGACGAGCAAGCCGACGAAGACGTCGACTGGCTGTCCCGAGACTCGATTCCAGTTCGACAGTCCGAGACTTGGTACGACCGCTTTCGGTGGTTTCGAACCAGCGACGACTTTCTGGTTATCGGTGGACGCAACGCCGACCACAACGAGGAGCTGGTCAAGAAGTACCTCGATCGCGGCGACCTGTTTTTCCACACGCAGGCCCACGGCGCTCCGGCGACGATTCTGAAAGCAACTGGCCCGAGCGAGGCCGCCCCCGACGATCTGACGATACCCGAACGGAGCCGGGAGGAAGCCGCACAGTTTGCGGTCTCCTATTCGACACTCTGGAAGGACGGCAAGTACGCCGGTGACGTCTACTCTGTCGACAGCGATCAAGTCACGAAGACCCCGGAGAGTGGCGAGTATCTGGAGAAAGGGAGCTTCGCGATCAGGGGCGATCGGACGTACTACGACGACACGCCCGTCGGCGTGGCGGTCGGGATTACCTGTGAGCCGGAGACGCGTGTCGTCGGTGGGCCACCGAGTGCAATCCGCGATCAGGCGGAGACGAGTATTACCGTCGAACCCGGCCGGTTTGCCCAGAACGATATCGGAAAGAAGCTCTACCGGGAATTCAAGGGCCGGTTCGCCGACGAGACGTTCGTTCGGAAAGTCGCCAGCCCGGACCTGATCCAGGAGTTCTTGCCGCCGGGGGCAGCCGCATGGTCGAAGAGTAGGGTGAGGAAGGCAAGTGACGACAGCCCCGACGCCACTGTCGTCGATCCGCGTGTCGAGGTCCGGTGTCGGCGCCGAGAGACGACCCGATCGAAACAGTAG
- the nrdR gene encoding transcriptional regulator NrdR → MNCPDCGNERTRVIDTGTSADGTSVRRRRECQRCSFRFTTYERPEWESLQVKKRDGTIESFDRQKLRAGIERAVEKRDITETTVTALVDDIESELQGREARIVASSLIGELVSENLRTLDKVAYIRFVSVYKAFSEPQEFLKELDAVLDAELDDFEASNSSL, encoded by the coding sequence ATGAACTGCCCGGACTGCGGGAACGAGCGAACACGCGTCATCGATACAGGGACCAGTGCCGACGGAACCTCCGTCCGACGGCGCCGCGAGTGTCAACGCTGTTCGTTCCGCTTTACCACCTACGAACGTCCGGAGTGGGAGTCCCTCCAAGTGAAAAAACGCGACGGAACCATTGAATCGTTCGACCGACAGAAACTCCGCGCAGGGATCGAGCGAGCCGTTGAGAAGCGGGATATAACCGAGACAACAGTGACTGCTCTCGTCGACGATATCGAGAGCGAACTGCAAGGTCGAGAGGCACGTATCGTCGCTTCGAGTCTCATCGGCGAACTCGTCTCTGAGAACCTCCGCACGCTCGATAAGGTAGCCTACATTCGATTTGTCTCCGTTTACAAAGCATTCTCTGAGCCGCAGGAATTCCTGAAAGAACTTGATGCAGTCTTGGATGCAGAACTTGATGACTTCGAAGCCTCGAACAGCTCACTATGA
- a CDS encoding mRNA surveillance protein pelota, translated as MRIDERERVEGGRERLTLVPESLDDLWHLNYVIEPDDRVSGDTTRRIQRNDDQLRDTGGEREHIWVGLDVEDVEFARFANRLRVSGVIAECSREDQLGAHHTLNVEQHDEIDVEKAWKPDQLDRIEDAVEATDAPDVAVATVEEGQAYVHTVAQYGTEERASISGPTGKGDYARPRAELFSELTDVLVRTDADAIILAGPGFTKQDALDYIEDEAPEVAEAITTVDTSAVGDRGVHEVLKRGAVEDVQEQTRIAEEAGLIDELMERIAEGVEVAYGPDEVAAAAEYGAIERLLVLDDRLRSARAGEGDWDVDIDQIVERTEQQGGDVTVFSGEFDPGQQLANLGGIAALLRYRLQ; from the coding sequence ATGCGAATCGACGAGCGAGAACGCGTCGAGGGTGGCCGCGAGCGCCTTACGCTCGTCCCCGAGAGCCTCGACGACCTCTGGCATCTCAACTACGTCATCGAGCCGGACGATCGTGTCTCCGGCGACACGACCCGCCGCATCCAGCGCAACGACGACCAGCTCCGGGATACCGGTGGCGAACGCGAACACATCTGGGTTGGTCTCGACGTCGAGGATGTCGAATTTGCCCGCTTTGCCAATCGTCTGCGAGTCAGTGGCGTCATCGCCGAGTGCTCCCGTGAGGACCAACTCGGTGCTCATCACACACTCAACGTCGAACAGCACGACGAGATCGACGTCGAAAAAGCCTGGAAACCCGACCAACTCGATCGCATCGAGGATGCGGTCGAGGCCACCGACGCACCAGACGTGGCGGTCGCGACCGTCGAGGAAGGCCAGGCCTACGTCCATACAGTCGCTCAATACGGAACCGAAGAGCGGGCGAGCATCAGCGGGCCGACTGGGAAAGGCGATTACGCCCGCCCGCGTGCCGAGCTATTCAGCGAACTGACAGACGTGTTGGTCCGTACCGACGCTGACGCGATTATCCTCGCTGGCCCCGGGTTTACCAAACAGGACGCGCTCGATTATATCGAAGACGAAGCACCCGAGGTCGCCGAGGCGATTACGACAGTCGACACCAGCGCTGTCGGGGATCGCGGTGTTCACGAGGTTCTCAAACGTGGTGCCGTCGAGGACGTCCAAGAGCAGACCCGGATCGCCGAGGAAGCCGGGCTGATCGACGAACTGATGGAGCGGATCGCCGAGGGTGTCGAAGTCGCCTACGGCCCCGACGAAGTGGCAGCAGCCGCAGAGTACGGCGCGATCGAGCGCCTGCTCGTTCTCGACGATCGACTGCGAAGCGCCCGTGCTGGCGAGGGCGATTGGGATGTCGACATCGATCAGATCGTCGAGCGGACTGAACAACAGGGCGGGGATGTCACTGTCTTCTCAGGTGAGTTCGATCCAGGCCAGCAACTCGCCAATCTCGGTGGCATTGCGGCGTTGCTGCGGTATCGACTCCAGTGA
- a CDS encoding tRNA uridine(34) 5-carboxymethylaminomethyl modification radical SAM/GNAT enzyme Elp3, with protein MSSDAVSERDPFEAACEELIERILDGDLDRDGLEAAKREVCSTYSAQKVPKNSALLDRAPDGRREELAAVVRRKPMRTASGVSPVAVMTSPENCPHGKCLYCPGGPDSEFESSQSYTGQEPAAARGVQNEYDPYGQVTLRLHQLRKIGHPIEKVELILMGGTMTARSHDYQEWFVKRALAAMNDYDVDCDPQPSETENFAQDPSEYDFQYLEDVIAENETGDVRNIATTFETKPDWCGPEQVDRMLRLGGTKVEVGVQTTFEAINREMHRGHGVDASIEANRRLRDAGFKVGFHMMPGQPGMSAEMVREDFRRLFERPEWRPDYLKIYPTLVVGGTVTYDMHRRGEFDPLTSEEAAELVADVKPTIPRYTRLQRVQRDIPAPLIESGVKKSNLRQLARQRMESRGESCSCIRCREVGHRDEEPEDVTLSVETYTVAGGTEHFISFEDRAHDLLVGFCRLRFPSEVVRRELEDAAVVRELHVYGSEVAIGDSGGEDWQHQGYGRRLIERAETLAVEAGYEKLAVLSGIGAREYYRDQLDYQQDGPYVSKRL; from the coding sequence ATGAGTTCCGACGCTGTGAGCGAACGCGACCCGTTCGAGGCTGCGTGCGAGGAGTTGATCGAACGGATTCTCGACGGCGACCTCGACCGTGACGGCCTCGAAGCTGCAAAGCGGGAGGTCTGTTCGACGTACAGCGCACAGAAAGTGCCAAAGAACTCCGCGTTACTCGACCGGGCGCCCGACGGGCGGCGTGAGGAACTGGCTGCCGTCGTTCGTCGCAAGCCGATGCGGACGGCCTCGGGGGTATCGCCCGTGGCCGTGATGACCTCGCCCGAGAACTGCCCGCACGGGAAGTGTCTGTACTGTCCGGGCGGCCCGGATTCGGAATTCGAGAGTTCACAGAGCTATACCGGCCAGGAACCGGCCGCAGCCAGGGGTGTCCAAAACGAGTACGACCCCTACGGGCAGGTGACGCTGCGCTTGCACCAACTGCGGAAAATCGGCCATCCGATCGAGAAAGTCGAACTCATCTTGATGGGCGGGACGATGACTGCCCGCAGCCACGACTACCAGGAGTGGTTCGTCAAGCGTGCCCTGGCGGCGATGAACGACTACGACGTCGATTGTGACCCACAACCATCCGAGACCGAGAACTTCGCCCAGGACCCCTCGGAATACGACTTTCAGTATCTGGAAGACGTCATCGCAGAGAACGAGACTGGCGACGTGCGTAACATTGCGACCACCTTCGAGACCAAACCCGACTGGTGTGGTCCCGAACAGGTCGATCGCATGCTTCGCCTTGGCGGGACGAAAGTCGAGGTCGGCGTCCAGACGACCTTCGAAGCGATCAACCGCGAGATGCACCGTGGGCACGGCGTCGACGCCTCGATCGAGGCCAATCGACGCCTCCGCGATGCCGGGTTCAAGGTCGGGTTTCACATGATGCCTGGCCAGCCCGGCATGTCCGCGGAGATGGTCCGGGAGGACTTCCGGCGGCTTTTCGAGCGACCCGAGTGGCGACCGGACTACCTCAAGATCTACCCGACGCTGGTTGTCGGCGGGACCGTTACCTACGACATGCACCGCCGTGGAGAGTTCGACCCGCTGACCAGCGAGGAAGCCGCGGAACTCGTTGCCGACGTCAAGCCAACGATCCCACGCTACACCCGGCTCCAGCGCGTCCAACGAGACATTCCAGCACCGTTGATCGAGTCTGGGGTCAAAAAATCAAATCTCCGGCAGCTTGCCCGACAGCGGATGGAATCTCGGGGCGAGTCGTGCTCGTGCATCCGGTGTCGAGAAGTCGGCCACCGCGACGAGGAACCCGAGGACGTGACGCTTTCGGTCGAGACCTACACTGTCGCCGGCGGGACCGAACACTTCATCAGCTTCGAAGATCGCGCACACGACCTACTCGTGGGCTTTTGTCGGCTCCGCTTCCCCAGTGAGGTCGTCCGCCGAGAGCTCGAAGATGCCGCCGTTGTCAGGGAGTTACACGTCTACGGGAGTGAAGTCGCCATCGGTGACTCTGGAGGCGAAGACTGGCAACACCAGGGGTACGGGCGGCGACTGATCGAACGCGCAGAGACATTGGCCGTCGAGGCTGGCTACGAAAAACTCGCCGTCTTGAGCGGGATCGGCGCACGAGAGTACTATCGCGATCAACTCGACTACCAGCAGGACGGGCCGTACGTGAGCAAACGTCTCTGA